GGGGAGTGGTGGAAAAAACACGCCCCTCGTTAATTATCGCCATTGATTCTCTGGCGGCCCGCAGCGCCGAGCGTATCGCCACTACCATTCAGTTGGCCGATACCGGTATTAATCCGGGATCCGGCATCGGTAATAAAAGGTCCGGCATTAACCAGGAGACCATGGGAGTAAGGGTTATCGCCATCGGAGTGCCCACTGTTACTCACGCCGCTATAATAGCCCAAGACGCTATTGAAAAATACATCCAAAGCACCGGAGGCCGGCCCGGGGATGCCAGCGCAGCTATTAAAAAGGTGCTGGAGCCCTTCGGAGGCAATCTTACCGTCACCCCAAAAGAAATCGATACGCTGATTGAGGATACCGCTCAAATAATTGCCGGCGCCGTTAATATGGCCATGCACCCCGGCATCAGCCCGGATGATTACGCTTATTACCTGCACTAACCCCTTAAACACAAAACAAGCGGCGTACCGTTGCGTACCGCTTGTTGGCAAAGCCCTCTGCCAGATGACCTTACCGAAACTTAACTTTAACCAGCCACCTGACAGAGGCTTTATTAAAAATCCAAATATCCATTAACCTTTAGGGAGTAGGAGTCTGATTGGTAACCTGCGGAGTAGCGGGCTGCTGACCCTGAGCCAAACTCTGCTCATAAGCGGCAATCATTTTCTTTACCATGTTGCCGCCGATAGCTCCGTTTACCCGGGAGGGAAGATCACCCATATACCCGCCCTGGGGAACCTGTACCCCCAGCTCACCGGCAGTTTCCCATTTAAATTGTTCCATAGCCTGGGAAGCTTGCGGTATTAATTTTCTGTTGCTTTTTTGACCTTGTGCCATTTCTGTTGTCACCTCCTTCGTTGTTGTTAAGACTATTATGTGATTTTTTAAATCTTTTATGAGCGGTACATTTTGCCCGCAATGGTTTAGAACTATAGACAAGTTAAGCAAGGAATATTTTGCCAAGCATATAATGTTCTTTTTTTCTTATCAATAATAATGTGGTTTTTATTAAAGAAAACGACCCGATATCAGCCTATATGATGATAACCGCTGCCCTCTTTGTTATAGCGTTCCAGGGCAAGTCTAAGCAAATGATACTCACCGGCCCGCAGTTCAGGATCGTCACCGATTAAAGCTTTCGCCCAGCGGCGGGCTGTCCCCAATAAATCCCGGTCCCTTATTATATTCGCCAGCCTGAATTCAGGCATGCCGGACTGTCTGACACCGGCCATATCACCCGGTCCCCGGATTTGCAGATCTCTTTCCGCCAAATAAAACCCGTCCTGGCTGGCCTTCATAGCTTTAATGCGCTCCGCCGCCTCCCGGGAACGCAGCCTGGCCGACAAAATACAGTGCGCCTGGCTATCGCCCCGGCCCACTCGTCCTCTTAACTGATGCAGCTGCGCCAAACCAAACCGGTCGGCATCCACGATGACCATCACACTGGCATTGGGCACATCCACTCCTACTTCAATTACGGTTGTGCTGACCAGCACATCCAAATTTCCGGACCGAAATTGCTCCATTACCAGCTCCTTGTCAGATCTTTTCATGCGGCCGTGCAGCAAAGCCACCCGGCATTCATGCAGCTCACCTGCGGCCAATTGCCGGTGTAAATCCACCGCCGCCTGCAGATCCAGTTTTTCCGATTCTTCCACCAGCGGGCATACCACATAGGCCTGGCGGCCTTCGGCCACCTGGCGGGCTGCGAATTTAAACACCCTGGACAATTCCTCCGGAGCTACATAATAAGTACGCACGGGTTGCCTGCCGGGAGGCAGGGCATCAATCACCGACATATCCAAATCGCCATAAACCGTCATGGATAGGGTTCGCGGTATGGGCGTAGCCGTCATAATCAATAAATCGGGATGCACGCCTTTTTGGGGTAAATTTCCCCGCTGCCTCACGCCAAAGCGATGCTGCTCGTCGATTACCGCCACGGCCAGTTTTTTAAACTCTACATCTTTCTGCAGCAGTGCCTGAGTGCCCACAATAATGGATATTTCTCCAGCGGCAATTTGCTCCAGCAGCGCCCGGCGTTCCTTCGCCGGTACGCCACCGCTTAAGAAAGCCACCCGCACACCCAATGGAACCAATGAACGTGTCAGCGACAAGTAATGTTGTTCAGCCAACACCTCAGTGGGTGCCATAAGAGCCCCCTGCAGACCGCTTTCCACCGCCCGCAGCAGCATCAACACCGCTACCACCGTTTTGCCGGAACCCACATCACCCTGCAGCAGCCTGTTCATGGGATGAGGTCCATCCATATCCGCCATAATCTCACCCACCACCCGTCTTTGGGCGGCGGTAAGCATAAAGCCAAGGCCGGCAATATATTTTCGAGTCAGCTCGCTTACCGGTTCATAACTATGTCCCTTTTGCATACGTACTATATTGCGGCGCAGCAAAGCTAATTGCAGTTGAAATAAGAATAATTCTTCAAAAATGAAGCGCCGCCTGGCCTGTTCGGCCAAGGCATGACTGTCCGGAAAATGCACCTGTTTCAGCGCCTCGGGCAAGGCCATTAAACCTTCCTCATCCATCACCCGGCGAGGCAAAAACTCCCGGTAGCCTTGGTGCCACTGTTCCAGGGCCGCATGCACAAAAGTGCGCATCATCCGCTGGGTAACGCCGCCGGTAGACGGGTATACCGGGACAATTCGCCCGGCATGCAACGATTCGCCGTCGCCGGTGATTATTTCGTAATCCTGCACCTGCACCTCGAAATGACCGAATCCTTTGTTCAGCTTTCCACTTATGTACACACGGGTACCCGGTTTTAATAGCTTTTTGATATGTAATTGGTTAAACCACACTGCGTAAAAAACTCCCCGGGCACATTCCATTGCCGCCTTGGTAACAGTCAGTCCTTTACGGGGTTGATTATGTTGACAGCTTATCACCCGGCCCACCACAGTTACTATATCCCCGGAGTGCCGTTCAAAAGGAGAAATCAGCCGGCTTCGATCCACGTATTCTCTGGGGA
This genomic interval from Desulfoscipio sp. XC116 contains the following:
- the recG gene encoding ATP-dependent DNA helicase RecG, with product MFDGDPYLTQVKYVRMIGPRRAGQLARLGLYTVHELLYHFPREYVDRSRLISPFERHSGDIVTVVGRVISCQHNQPRKGLTVTKAAMECARGVFYAVWFNQLHIKKLLKPGTRVYISGKLNKGFGHFEVQVQDYEIITGDGESLHAGRIVPVYPSTGGVTQRMMRTFVHAALEQWHQGYREFLPRRVMDEEGLMALPEALKQVHFPDSHALAEQARRRFIFEELFLFQLQLALLRRNIVRMQKGHSYEPVSELTRKYIAGLGFMLTAAQRRVVGEIMADMDGPHPMNRLLQGDVGSGKTVVAVLMLLRAVESGLQGALMAPTEVLAEQHYLSLTRSLVPLGVRVAFLSGGVPAKERRALLEQIAAGEISIIVGTQALLQKDVEFKKLAVAVIDEQHRFGVRQRGNLPQKGVHPDLLIMTATPIPRTLSMTVYGDLDMSVIDALPPGRQPVRTYYVAPEELSRVFKFAARQVAEGRQAYVVCPLVEESEKLDLQAAVDLHRQLAAGELHECRVALLHGRMKRSDKELVMEQFRSGNLDVLVSTTVIEVGVDVPNASVMVIVDADRFGLAQLHQLRGRVGRGDSQAHCILSARLRSREAAERIKAMKASQDGFYLAERDLQIRGPGDMAGVRQSGMPEFRLANIIRDRDLLGTARRWAKALIGDDPELRAGEYHLLRLALERYNKEGSGYHHIG
- a CDS encoding alpha/beta-type small acid-soluble spore protein encodes the protein MAQGQKSNRKLIPQASQAMEQFKWETAGELGVQVPQGGYMGDLPSRVNGAIGGNMVKKMIAAYEQSLAQGQQPATPQVTNQTPTP